In a genomic window of Meriones unguiculatus strain TT.TT164.6M chromosome 8, Bangor_MerUng_6.1, whole genome shotgun sequence:
- the LOC110541003 gene encoding keratin, type II cytoskeletal cochleal-like, which yields MGGGQTCHWGERNRGVFDLLWPSPGLERNKTRGESRRVRLCRLFALVAVLLCCPLTPTSTMTQRSSVTIKSGGTRNFSASSASLLPGCRPGFSSVSVSQSGKSFGGGFGGGFGTRSLHSLGGSKRISISGGYRSSRASFGGAACGLGVSGIGYRVGGAYGGYGFGGGVAPGAGGIHEVTVNQSLLTPLHLEIDPSLQRVRKEEREQIKTLNNKFASFIDKVRFLEQQNKVLETKWSLLQEHKTTRTNLEPMFEAYIANLRRQLECLGGERGRLETELKSMQDVVEDFKNKYEEEIHKRTAAENEFVILKKDVDAAYMNKVELEAKVDALMDEINFLRAFYEAELAQLQAQISETSVVLSMDNNRSLDLDSIIAEVKAQYEDIANRSRAEAESWYQTKYEELQRSAGQHGDDLRTTKMEISELNRAIQRLRSEIDSLKKQCAALQASIADAEQRGELALKDAKQKLAELEDALQKAKQDMARQLREYQELMNVKLALDIEIATYRKLLEGEECRLTGEGVGAVNISVVSSSGGTGYGGAGGLCLSSGGYGGGSGLCYGGGGSGGFSSTSGRSVSGSCSSMRIVSKTSSSKKSFRS from the exons ATGGGCGGTGGCCAGACATGCCATTGGGGTGAACGCAACAGGGGGGTCTTTGATCTACTCTGGCCAAGCCCCGGTCTTGAAAGGAATAAAACCCGAGGTGAGTCCAGGCGAGTGAGGCTTTGCAGGCTCTTCGCTCTTGTTGCGGTTTTGCTCTGCTGCCCTTTGACACCGACTTCCACCATGACCCAGCGATCCTCAGTGACCATCAAGTCTGGGGGCACACGGAACTTCAGTGCCTCCTCAGCCAGCCTCCTTCCTGGCTGCCGGCCCGGCTTCAGCTCTGTCTCCGTGTCCCAGAGCGGGAAGAGTTTTGGAGGCGGCTTCGGGGGTGGTTTTGGGACAAGAAGCCTACACAGCCTGGGAGGTAGCAAGAGAATTTCCATCTCTGGAGGCTACCGCTCCAGCCGAGCCAGCTTCGGGGGTGCTGCCTGTGGGCTAGGCGTCAGTGGCATAGGGTACAGAGTTGGAGGAGCCTATGGTGGGTACGGATTTGGAGGTGGGGTGGCCCCTGGAGCTGGGGGCATCCATGAAGTCACCGTCAACCAGAGCCTCCTTACGCCCCTGCACCTGGAGATCGATCCGTCTCTCCAGCGGGTTCGGAAGGAGGAGCGGGAGCAGATCAAGACCCTCAACAACAAGTTCGCCTCCTTCATCGACAAG GTGCGGTTCCTGGAGCAGCAGAACAAGGTCCTAGAGACCAAATGGAGCCTCCTGCAGGAGCACAAGACGACCAGGACCAACCTAGAGCCCATGTTTGAAGCTTACATCGCCAACCTGAGACGCCAGCTGGAGTGCCTGGGCGGGGAGCGGGGCAGGCTGGAGACAGAGCTGAAGAGTATGCAGGACGTGGTGGAGGACTTCAAGAACAA GTATGAAGAAGAAATACACAAGCGTACAGCGGCAGAGAATGAGTTTGTAATACTCAAAAAA GACGTGGACGCTGCCTACATGAACAAGGTGGAGCTGGAGGCCAAGGTGGACGCCCTGATGGACGAGATCAACTTCCTGAGAGCATTCTATGAGGCG GAGCTGGCTCAGCTTCAGGCTCAGATCTCTGAGACCTCTGTGGTCCTGTCCATGGACAACAACCGCAGCCTGGACCTGGACAGCATCATCGCCGAGGTCAAGGCGCAGTACGAGGACATCGCCAACCGCAGCCGAGCCGAGGCTGAATCCTGGTACCAGACCAAG TATGAGGAGCTGCAGCGGTCTGCTGGCCAGCATGGGGATGACCTCCGTACCACTAAGATGGAGATCTCTGAGCTCAACCGGGCCATTCAGAGGCTGCGCTCTGAGATTGACAGCCTGAAGAAGCAG TGCGCTGCTCTCCAGGCTTCCATCGCTGACGCCGAGCAGCGTGGCGAGCTGGCCCTCAAAGACGCCAAGCAGAAGCTGGCCGAGCTGGAGGACGCCCTGCAGAAGGCCAAGCAGGACATGGCGCGGCAGCTGCGCGAGTACCAGGAGCTCATGAACGTCAAGCTGGCACTGGACATTGAGATCGCCACCTACCGCAAGCTGCTGGAGGGCGAGGAGTGCAG GCTCACCGGAGAAGGTGTCGGTGCTGTGAACATCT CTGTGGTCTCTTCCTCCGGGGGAACAGGCTACGGAGGAGCTGGCGGCCTCTGCCTGAGCAGCGGCGGCTACGGCGGTGGGAGTGGCCTCTGCTATGGCGGGGGAGGCAGTGGCGGCTTCAGCTCCACCAGCGGTCGCAGTGTGAGCGGCAGCTGCTCGAGCATGCGCATTGTCTCCAAGACGTCATCCAGCAagaagagtttcaggagctag
- the Krt82 gene encoding keratin, type II cuticular Hb2, translated as MSCRNFQLSSRCGSRSFSSCSAVTPRMVTHYEVSKGPCRPGGGGGLRALGCLGSRSLCNVGFGKPRVASRCGMPGFGYRAGAACGPPACITPVTINESLLVPLELEIDPTVQRVKRDEKEQIKCLNNRFASFINKVRFLEQKNKLLETKWNFMQQQRSCQSNMEPLFEGYICALRRQLDCVSGERGRLEAELHSLQDALEGYKKKYEEELSLRPCAENEFVTLKKDVDTAFLVKADLETNLEALEHEIEFLKALFEEEIGLLQSQISETSVIVRMDNSRDLDVDGIIAEIKTQYDDIASRSKAEAEAWYQCRYEELRQTAGNHCDNLRNRKNEILEMNKLIQRLQQDIEAVKGQRCKLEGAIAQAEQQGEAALGDAKCKLAGLEEALQKAKQDMACLLKEYQEVMNSKLGLDIEIATYRRLLEGEEHRLCEGIGPVNISVSSSKGAVLYEPCVVGTPMLRTECCAGSAGVLRSSAGCSVVGTGELYVPCEPQGLLSCGSGRSSSMKMGAGGNSCGC; from the exons ATGTCATGCCGAAATTTCCAGCTGAGCTCCAGATGTGGCAGCCGGAGTTTCAGCTCCTGCTCGGCTGTCACACCCCGGATGGTCACCCACTATGAAGTGAGCAAGGGGCCCTGCCGGCCCGGGGGCGGTGGGGGCCTCCGAGCCCTGGGCTGCCTTGGCTCTCGGAGCCTGTGCAATGTGGGCTTCGGGAAGCCCCGTGTGGCCTCCAGATGTGGTATGCCAGGCTTCGGGTACCGAGCTGGAGCCGCCTGTGGACCTCCGGCCTGCATCACCCCAGTCACCATCAACGAGAGCCTGCTggtccccctggagctggagattgACCCAACGGTGCAGAGGGTGAAGAGGGACGAGAAGGAGCAGATCAAGTGCCTCAACAACAGATTTGCATCCTTCATCAACAAG GTGCGGTTCCTGGAGCAGAAAAACAAGCTGCTGGAGACTAAGTGGAACTTCATGCAGCAGCAGAGAAGTTGCCAGAGCAACATGGAGCCGCTCTTCGAAGGCTACATCTGTGCCCTGCGGCGACAGCTGGACTGCGTGTCGGGGGAGCGCGGGAGGCTGGAGGCTGAGCTCCACAGCCTCCAGGATGCACTGGAAGGTTACAAGAAAAA GTATGAAGAGGAACTGTCCCTGCGGCCCTGTGCTGAGAATGAGTTTGTCACCTTGAAGAAG GATGTGGACACGGCCTTCCTGGTGAAGGCCGACCTGGAGACCAACCTGGAGGCTCTTGAACACGAGATCGAGTTCCTGAAAGCCCTGTTTGAGGAG GAGATCGGCCTGCTGCAGTCTCAGATCTCTGAGACCTCGGTCATCGTCAGGATGGACAACAGCCGGGACCTGGACGTGGACGGCATCATAGCCGAGATCAAGACCCAGTATGATGACATCGCTAGCCGCAGCAAAGCGGAAGCCGAGGCCTGGTACCAGTGCCGG TATGAGGAATTGAGGCAGACGGCTGGGAACCACTGTGACAACCTACGCAACCGCAAGAACGAGATCCTGGAAATGAACAAGCTGATCCAGCGTCTGCAGCAGGACATTGAGGCCGTCAAAGGCCAG AGATGCAAACTTGAGGGGGCCATTGCCCAGGCAGAACAGCAGGGCGAGGCCGCACTCGGCGACGCCAAGTGCAAGCTAGCGGGGCTGGAGGAGGCCCTGCAGAAGGCCAAGCAGGACATGGCCTGCCTGCTCAAGGAGTATCAGGAGGTGATGAACTCCAAGCTGGGGCTGGACATCGAGATTGCCACCTACAGGCGCCTGCTGGAGGGCGAGGAGCACAG GCTGTGTGAAGGCATCGGGCCTGTGAATATTT CTGTCAGCAGCTCCAAGGGCGCCGTCCTCTATGAGCCCTGCGTGGTGGGCACGCCCATGCTGAGGACCGAGTGCTGCGCCGGGTCCGCGGGCGTCCTGAGGAGCAGCGCCGGCTGCAGCGTGGTGGGCACCGGGGAGCTCTACGTGCCCTGTGAGCCCCAAGGGCTCCTGAGCTGCGGGAGTGGGCGGAGCTCCAGCATGAAGATGGGGGCGGGTGGCAACTCCTGCGGCTGCTAG
- the LOC110541008 gene encoding keratin, type II cytoskeletal 75: MSRQSTFTFHSGSRRGFSAASATTPAAGRPRFSSVSVARSSGNSGGLSRISGAGAGFGSRSLYNLGGTRRLSAGGCAGSAFRGGFGARASGFGGSSGFGYGGGIGGSFSGPGFSVYPPGGIQEVTVNQSLLAPLNLQIDPSIQRVRKEEREQIKTLNNKFASFIDKVRFLEQQNKVLETKWELLQEQGSRTVRQNLEPFFDAYVSDLRRQLDGVTAERGRLDAELRNMQEVVEDFKVRYEDEINRRAAAENEFVGLKKDVDGAYMNKVELEAKVDSLTDQINFCRMIYEAELSQLQTQVSDTSVVLSMDNNRSLDLDSIIAEVKAQYEDIANRSRAEAESWYQTKYEELQVTAGRHGDDLRNTKQEISEMNRMIQRLRSEIDAVKKQCSSLQTAISDAEQRGELALKDARAKLVDLEDALQKAKQDMARLLREYQELMNVKLALDVEIATYRKLLEGEECRLSGEGVSPVNISVVTSTISGGYGGGSSTGGGSLGLGGNTGYSFTAGGGHSLGTGLGGSGFTTTSSRGPAGSGSSIKFVSTTSSSRRNYRH, translated from the exons ATGTCTCGGCAATCCACCTTCACCTTCCACTCTGGCAGCCGCAGGGGCTTCAGCGCGGCCTCGGCCACCACCCCAGCCGCTGGCCGCCCCCGCTTTAGCTCTGTCTCTGTGGCCCGCTCCTCAGGAAACAGTGGGGGACTGAGCAGGATCAGCGGTGCTGGTGCGGGCTTCGGGAGCCGCAGCCTCTACAACCTGGGGGGCACCAGGCGGCTCTCTGCCGGTGGATGCGCTGGCAGTGCCTTCCGGGGTGGCTTTGGTGCCAGGGCTAGTGGCTTTGGGGGCAGCAGTGGCTTTGGTTATGGGGGAGGCATTGGAGGGAGCTTCAGTGGCCCTGGCTTCTCCGTCTACCCCCCTGGAGGCATTCAAGAGGTCACCGTCAACCAGAGCCTCCTGGCTCCCCTCAACCTACAAATCGACCCCAGCATCCAGCGGGTACGGAAAGAGGAGCGGGAGCAGATCAAGACCCTCAACAACAAGTTCGCCTCCTTCATCGACAAG GTGCGCTTCCTGGAGCAGCAGAACAAGGTCCTGGAGACCAAGTGGGAGCTGCTGCAGGAACAGGGCTCTAGGACCGTCAGACAGAACCTGGAGCCTTTTTTCGACGCGTACGTCAGTGACCTCCGCCGGCAGCTGGACGGCGTCACTGCTGAGCGAGGCAGGCTGGACGCTGAACTGAGGAACATGCAGGAGGTTGTAGAAGACTTCAAAGTCAG GTATGAAGATGAAATTAACAGGCGCGCGGCTGCGGAGAATGAGTTTGTGGGCCTGAAGAAG GATGTGGATGGCGCCTACATGAACAAGGTGGAGCTGGAGGCCAAGGTGGACTCTCTGACCGACCAGATCAACTTCTGCCGGATGATCTATGAGGCA GAGCTGTCTCAGCTGCAGACCCAGGTGAGCGACACCTCTGTGGTCCTGTCCATGGACAACAACCGCAGCCTGGACCTGGACAGCATCATCGCCGAGGTCAAGGCCCAGTACGAGGACATCGCCAACCGCAGCCGGGCAGAGGCTGAATCCTGGTACCAGACCAAG TATGAGGAGCTGCAGGTGACGGCAGGCCGGCACGGGGACGACCTCCGCAACACCAAGCAGGAGATCTCCGAGATGAACCGGATGATCCAGCGGCTGAGGTCTGAGATCGATGCCGTCAAAAAGCAG TGCTCCAGCCTGCAAACTGCTATCTCTGACGCTGAGCAGCGTGGGGAGCTGGCCCTCAAGGATGCTCGGGCCAAGCTGGTGGACCTTGAAGACGCCCTGCAGAAAGCCAAGCAGGACATGGCCCGGCTGCTGCGCGAGTACCAGGAGCTCATGAACGTCAAGCTGGCTCTGGACGTGGAGATCGCCACCTACAGGAAGTTGCTGGAGGGCGAGGAGTGCAG GCTGAGTGGAGAGGGAGTTTCCCCAGTGAACATCT CTGTGGTCACTTCTACCATTTCCGGTGGCTATGGCGGGGGCAGCAGCACTGGAGGTGGAAGCCTGGGTCTTGGTGGGAACACTGGCTACTCCTTCACCGCCGGTGGTGGGCACAGCCTGGGCACCGGCCTGGGAGGCTCCGGCTTCACCACCACTAGCAGCCGGGGCCCAGCGGGCAGTGGCTCCAGCATCAAGTTTGTTTCCACCACGTCATCCAGCAGGAGGAACTACAGGCACTGA